In Fusobacterium canifelinum, a genomic segment contains:
- the hutG gene encoding formimidoylglutamase, producing MNWNGRIDGNENDILRIHQVIQVKSLDELMADDYTGKKVCFVSYNSNEGIRRNNGRLGAADGWKHLKTALSNFPIFDTSIKFYDLKDPIDVKGGKLEEAQQELAKVVAKLKSKDYFVVCMGGGHDIAYGTYNGIFSYAKTQSKNPKIGIISFDAHFDMREYDKGGNSGTMFYQIADDCKREGIKFDYNVIGIQRFSNTKRLFDRAKSFGVTYYLAEDILKLSDLNIKPILERNDYIHLTICTDVFHITCAPGVSAPQTFGIWPNQAIGLLNTIAKTKKNLTLEVAEISPRYDYDDRTSRLIANLIYQVILKHFDCEIN from the coding sequence ATGAATTGGAATGGTCGTATAGATGGTAATGAGAACGATATATTAAGAATACATCAAGTTATACAAGTTAAAAGTTTGGATGAATTAATGGCAGATGATTATACTGGAAAAAAAGTATGTTTTGTTAGCTATAATTCTAATGAAGGAATAAGAAGAAATAATGGGAGATTAGGAGCAGCTGATGGTTGGAAACATTTAAAGACAGCCTTATCTAATTTTCCAATATTTGATACAAGTATAAAATTTTATGATTTAAAAGACCCTATTGATGTAAAAGGAGGAAAATTAGAAGAAGCTCAACAAGAGTTAGCAAAGGTGGTTGCTAAGTTAAAATCAAAAGATTACTTTGTTGTGTGTATGGGTGGAGGACATGATATAGCCTATGGGACATATAATGGAATTTTTTCTTATGCAAAAACTCAATCAAAAAATCCTAAGATTGGGATAATAAGCTTTGATGCACATTTTGATATGAGAGAATATGATAAGGGTGGGAACTCTGGGACAATGTTTTATCAAATAGCTGATGATTGTAAAAGAGAAGGTATAAAATTTGATTATAATGTTATAGGAATACAAAGATTTTCAAATACTAAAAGATTATTTGATAGAGCTAAAAGTTTTGGAGTAACATATTACTTAGCAGAAGATATTTTAAAATTGAGTGACCTAAATATAAAACCAATATTGGAAAGAAATGATTATATACATTTAACTATTTGTACAGATGTGTTCCATATAACTTGTGCACCAGGAGTAAGTGCACCACAAACATTTGGTATTTGGCCTAATCAAGCAATAGGTCTTTTAAATACTATTGCTAAAACTAAAAAGAATTTAACATTGGAAGTTGCTGAAATCAGTCCAAGATATGACTATGATGATAGAACTTCAAGGCTTATTGCAAATTTAATTTATCAAGTTATATTGAAACATTTTGATTGTGAAATAAATTAA
- a CDS encoding methionine ABC transporter ATP-binding protein, with amino-acid sequence MITLENVNKIYSNGLHAVKDVNLKVNEGDIFGIIGLSGAGKSSLIRLINRLEEPTSGKIFINWEDILSLNKTELLERRKKIGMIFQHFNLLSSRTVEENVAFALEIANWNKRDIGKRVAELLEIVGLSDKAKYYPSQLSGGQKQRVSIARALANNPDILLSDEATSALDPKTTKSILELIKEIQQKFSLTVLMITHQMEVVKEICNKVAIMSDGKIVEQGGVHHIFAEPKNEITKELISYVHQQTDTELNYLHHKGKKIVKVKFIGTSVQEPIISKVIKEYGIDISVLGGTIDKLATMNIGHLYLELEGDLNAQSKAIELMQTMDVIVEVIYNGD; translated from the coding sequence ATGATTACACTAGAAAATGTAAATAAAATTTATTCCAATGGTTTGCATGCTGTAAAAGATGTTAATTTAAAAGTTAATGAAGGGGATATTTTTGGAATTATCGGTTTAAGTGGTGCTGGAAAATCTTCTCTCATAAGACTTATTAACAGACTTGAAGAGCCTACAAGTGGAAAAATTTTTATTAATTGGGAAGATATTTTAAGTCTTAACAAAACTGAACTTTTAGAAAGAAGAAAGAAAATAGGAATGATATTCCAACATTTCAATTTACTTTCATCAAGAACAGTTGAAGAGAATGTTGCTTTTGCATTAGAAATTGCAAATTGGAATAAAAGAGATATAGGAAAAAGAGTTGCTGAACTTTTAGAAATAGTTGGACTATCTGATAAGGCAAAATATTATCCTAGCCAATTAAGTGGTGGACAAAAGCAAAGAGTTTCAATAGCAAGAGCTTTAGCAAACAATCCAGATATTTTACTATCAGATGAAGCTACTTCAGCACTTGATCCTAAAACAACTAAATCTATTTTGGAACTTATTAAAGAAATACAACAAAAGTTTTCATTAACTGTTCTTATGATAACTCACCAAATGGAAGTTGTTAAAGAAATTTGTAACAAGGTTGCAATAATGTCAGATGGAAAAATAGTTGAGCAAGGTGGTGTACACCATATATTTGCTGAACCTAAAAATGAGATTACAAAAGAATTAATTTCTTATGTACATCAACAAACTGATACAGAATTAAACTATTTACACCATAAGGGCAAAAAGATAGTTAAAGTTAAATTTATAGGAACATCTGTTCAAGAACCAATTATTTCAAAAGTTATAAAAGAATATGGAATTGATATAAGTGTTCTTGGTGGAACTATTGATAAACTTGCAACAATGAACATAGGACATTTATATCTTGAACTTGAAGGTGATTTAAATGCACAATCAAAAGCAATAGAGCTTATGCAAACTATGGATGTTATAGTGGAGGTGATATATAATGGAGATTAG